The proteins below come from a single Mucilaginibacter mali genomic window:
- a CDS encoding ferritin-like domain-containing protein yields MATTENATGVINDLIGINNDRVAGFEKAIADINDEHIDLKELFQRYAAQSRQNSEELAGIVGAEGEPVETGTSVAGSLHRAWIDVKSLFGGNTRESILSEAERGEDAIKKAYRDALEDEDLTAEARTIVSRQQSGIDAAHDEVKALRDAAK; encoded by the coding sequence ATGGCAACTACCGAAAATGCAACAGGCGTGATCAACGACCTGATCGGGATCAACAACGACCGCGTCGCGGGTTTTGAAAAAGCGATAGCCGATATCAATGACGAGCATATCGATCTGAAGGAATTATTTCAGCGCTATGCTGCGCAGAGCCGTCAGAACAGCGAAGAACTGGCCGGTATAGTAGGCGCTGAAGGCGAGCCGGTAGAAACCGGTACCAGCGTAGCCGGCAGTCTGCACCGCGCCTGGATTGATGTGAAATCGCTCTTCGGCGGCAACACCCGCGAAAGTATTTTGTCCGAAGCCGAGCGCGGTGAAGATGCGATCAAAAAAGCTTACCGTGATGCGCTCGAAGACGAAGATCTAACCGCAGAGGCGCGTACCATCGTCAGCCGCCAGCAAAGCGGTATCGACGCTGCCCATGATGAAGTAAAAGCTTTGCGCGACGCGGCCAAATAA
- a CDS encoding pyridoxamine 5'-phosphate oxidase family protein translates to MNSIDQQQPEENRENLSGAAAVEKIKELAGQTQTCFFNTDLKSGRAAATRPMSVQQIDGEGNLWFLSAVDSHKNAEIQQDSRVQLLFMGSAHSDFLTLGGEASISTDKAKIKELWEPIVKTWFTGGEDDPRITVIKVVPDEGYYWDTKHGKMVAFLKMIAGAITGKTLDDSIQGTVKP, encoded by the coding sequence ATGAATAGTATAGACCAACAACAACCCGAAGAAAACCGGGAAAACCTGAGCGGTGCTGCAGCCGTGGAAAAGATCAAAGAACTGGCCGGCCAAACGCAGACCTGCTTTTTCAATACCGACCTGAAGTCCGGACGTGCCGCCGCAACACGGCCTATGTCCGTTCAGCAGATCGACGGCGAGGGAAACCTGTGGTTCCTGAGTGCGGTAGACAGCCATAAAAATGCGGAAATTCAACAAGACAGCCGCGTTCAGCTTTTATTTATGGGTTCGGCCCATTCCGATTTTCTGACCCTGGGCGGCGAGGCCAGCATCAGCACCGATAAGGCAAAGATCAAAGAACTATGGGAACCCATCGTCAAGACCTGGTTCACCGGGGGTGAGGATGACCCGCGTATCACCGTGATCAAAGTAGTGCCCGATGAGGGCTATTACTGGGATACCAAACACGGCAAAATGGTCGCCTTCCTCAAGATGATCGCCGGCGCAATTACCGGCAAAACTTTGGATGACAGCATTCAGGGAACGGTGAAACCATGA
- a CDS encoding flavodoxin family protein, which translates to MKALFINCTLKRTPAFSNTEALAKKAAEQFQAKGIETEIIRLNDYTVLTGNSSDEGEGDEWPQILEKIKACNIFIIATPIWMGHLASTAQKVIERLDAIFRDEDLIDEKTGQFMPYNKVAGCLVTGNEDGAHSCAAQVLWSLQEVGFTIPPNVNAYWVGLAGGEEDYVEAGGERYLYTNKSLRYMTENLAWFAQLLQDHPIGTNLLEAEEKAKAESDEE; encoded by the coding sequence ATGAAAGCTTTATTCATCAACTGCACGCTGAAGCGTACGCCCGCATTCTCTAATACGGAAGCGCTGGCAAAAAAAGCCGCTGAACAATTTCAGGCTAAAGGCATTGAAACCGAGATCATTCGCCTTAATGATTATACCGTGCTGACCGGTAATAGCTCCGATGAAGGTGAAGGCGATGAATGGCCGCAGATACTGGAGAAGATCAAGGCCTGCAATATCTTTATTATTGCCACGCCTATTTGGATGGGGCACCTGGCTTCGACCGCGCAAAAGGTGATCGAACGGCTGGATGCCATTTTCCGGGATGAAGACCTGATCGATGAGAAGACCGGGCAGTTCATGCCTTATAACAAGGTGGCCGGTTGCCTGGTGACGGGCAATGAAGATGGTGCACATAGCTGCGCCGCGCAGGTACTCTGGTCTTTACAGGAAGTGGGCTTCACGATCCCGCCTAATGTCAATGCGTATTGGGTGGGTTTGGCCGGTGGTGAAGAAGATTATGTGGAAGCCGGCGGCGAGCGTTATTTGTATACCAACAAGAGCCTGCGTTACATGACCGAAAACCTCGCCTGGTTCGCGCAGCTCTTACAAGATCACCCTATCGGTACCAATTTGCTGGAGGCCGAAGAAAAAGCTAAAGCCGAAAGCGATGAGGAATAA
- a CDS encoding FAD/NAD(P)-binding protein, with product MRNKSPFRRIAILGGGPSALFVFKRLLESEHPGFIVDIYEKSGELGCGMPYGHDGSADEHVTNVSGNEIPELPADMADWVKKVPKDTLDKYHLDPGKFNDYKVLPRLLFGQYLCDQFKVLLQQAKEVGLKTQVYYNTIVLDIVDQPDQQQVEVVTNKGADIYDHVIICTGHLWPKKHEGRAPGWFDSPYPPEKIALKAGYPVAVRGASLTAIDAIRTLGRHNGSFEKDEKGRLHFYPESPGFKIVMHSRNGLLPAVRFHLEDSHLGKDTVLSPEKIAANREANAGFLSLDYVFEDNFKKGIREHDPACYEEIKDMNMEAFVDHMMAKREAQDPFELLKAEYAEAERSIKTRTSVYWKEMLAVLSFAMNYPAKYFSAEDYQRIHQTLMPLISVVIAFVPQSSAETLMAMHEAGCLEMKIVDHSAEPEPSEQGGADYAGVHYELFIDCIGQPHIPFEDIPFEGLKAAGTHARLGYRDQPDEYLTVPGLAINDRFQLLDAYGALNEGIYIMAVPFIGGYNPDYSGLDFSEAASKLVLEGLLNQALSP from the coding sequence ATGAGGAATAAAAGTCCGTTTCGCCGCATCGCTATTTTAGGCGGCGGCCCCTCTGCCTTATTTGTTTTCAAACGCCTGCTGGAAAGCGAACATCCGGGTTTCATCGTGGACATTTATGAAAAAAGCGGCGAGCTGGGCTGCGGGATGCCTTACGGACACGATGGCTCCGCAGATGAACACGTCACCAATGTTTCGGGCAACGAGATCCCGGAATTGCCCGCCGACATGGCCGACTGGGTGAAAAAAGTGCCGAAAGATACGCTGGATAAATACCACCTCGATCCCGGAAAGTTCAATGATTATAAAGTACTGCCGCGCCTGCTTTTTGGCCAGTATCTATGTGACCAGTTTAAAGTGTTGTTACAGCAAGCCAAAGAGGTCGGCCTGAAAACACAGGTGTATTACAACACCATTGTCCTGGACATCGTTGACCAGCCTGACCAGCAACAAGTAGAAGTAGTAACCAATAAAGGCGCCGACATTTATGATCATGTGATCATCTGTACCGGCCACCTCTGGCCCAAAAAGCACGAAGGCCGGGCGCCGGGCTGGTTCGATTCGCCTTACCCGCCGGAAAAGATCGCGCTAAAGGCCGGTTACCCTGTAGCGGTAAGAGGCGCTTCGCTGACAGCCATCGATGCCATTCGTACCCTCGGGCGTCACAACGGCAGCTTTGAAAAGGATGAAAAAGGGCGGCTGCACTTTTACCCCGAAAGTCCCGGTTTTAAGATCGTGATGCACTCGCGTAACGGGCTCCTGCCCGCTGTGCGCTTCCACCTGGAAGATTCACATTTAGGCAAAGACACCGTGTTGTCACCGGAAAAGATCGCGGCTAATCGTGAAGCCAACGCGGGTTTTTTATCCCTGGATTATGTTTTCGAGGATAACTTCAAAAAAGGTATCCGCGAACATGATCCGGCGTGTTACGAAGAAATCAAAGACATGAATATGGAGGCTTTTGTCGATCACATGATGGCTAAACGTGAAGCGCAGGATCCGTTCGAACTGCTGAAAGCCGAGTATGCTGAAGCCGAACGCTCGATCAAAACGCGTACATCTGTTTATTGGAAGGAAATGCTGGCCGTTCTCAGTTTTGCCATGAATTACCCGGCTAAATATTTTTCGGCCGAAGATTACCAGCGTATACACCAGACACTGATGCCGCTCATCTCCGTAGTCATCGCCTTCGTCCCGCAAAGCTCGGCGGAAACCCTGATGGCTATGCACGAGGCGGGTTGCCTGGAAATGAAAATAGTGGATCACAGCGCAGAACCTGAACCCAGTGAACAGGGAGGTGCGGACTATGCCGGCGTACATTACGAGCTCTTCATCGACTGTATCGGCCAGCCGCATATTCCGTTTGAAGATATTCCCTTTGAGGGGCTGAAAGCCGCCGGCACGCATGCGCGCCTGGGCTACCGGGACCAGCCCGATGAATACCTGACCGTCCCCGGTCTGGCGATCAACGACCGTTTCCAGTTACTGGACGCTTACGGCGCGCTGAATGAAGGCATTTATATCATGGCCGTTCCGTTTATCGGCGGTTATAACCCGGATTATTCAGGGCTGGATTTCAGCGAGGCGGCATCTAAACTGGTGCTGGAAGGTTTACTGAATCAAGCATTAAGCCCATGA
- a CDS encoding DUF1543 domain-containing protein gives MSLKLHMVLLGSKAPGRNVEQHDFFFGIGTSLAGLLPAMREFWPEAGDSLHIDGWREVTQVEGYRVNILDKPQADPHNRRRLFFINLGGYQSGKLEEQHYTLLTVQEDRKQAVKASTGTDFFKTASIEKVKAAAAHIDEKYGIDVDEIYHIEDLLSPGCKALYHIELLPDQSSATDEIHLGYLKLNQWNNGLKH, from the coding sequence ATGAGCCTTAAACTTCATATGGTCTTATTAGGTTCCAAAGCGCCCGGCCGCAATGTCGAACAGCACGATTTCTTCTTCGGCATCGGCACTTCACTTGCCGGCCTGTTGCCGGCCATGCGCGAATTCTGGCCCGAAGCCGGTGACAGCCTGCATATCGACGGCTGGCGGGAAGTGACGCAAGTAGAGGGTTACCGGGTAAATATTCTCGACAAACCACAGGCCGACCCGCACAATCGCCGGCGGTTATTCTTTATTAATCTTGGCGGTTACCAGTCCGGTAAACTGGAGGAACAGCATTACACCTTACTCACCGTCCAGGAAGACCGGAAACAGGCGGTCAAAGCCTCGACCGGTACCGATTTTTTTAAGACGGCCTCCATCGAAAAGGTCAAAGCCGCCGCCGCGCACATCGATGAGAAATACGGCATCGATGTAGACGAAATCTATCATATTGAAGACTTGCTTTCACCGGGATGCAAAGCATTATACCATATCGAGCTACTGCCGGACCAAAGTTCAGCTACGGACGAAATTCATTTAGGTTATCTTAAACTCAACCAGTGGAACAACGGGCTGAAACATTGA
- a CDS encoding DUF4385 domain-containing protein, with protein MIPAYLNFDHDHYPWKPEVNYREHPELYQVGKGEQGVLICEPYKSEIGPYWRFKTPEIADESSSAIFALFENYLEQGDFVGADMARKYLEMGFTRARRYANYKGGKKYDQTNNYVLLKRGTGESDKAEAARIFKERWKAAEDNTVYARLKKQWKQERG; from the coding sequence TTGATACCCGCATATCTGAATTTTGACCATGATCATTATCCCTGGAAACCGGAGGTCAATTACCGGGAACATCCGGAACTATACCAGGTTGGAAAAGGGGAACAGGGCGTACTGATCTGTGAACCTTATAAAAGTGAGATCGGGCCCTACTGGCGTTTTAAAACCCCGGAAATCGCTGACGAAAGCAGCTCAGCCATATTTGCGCTTTTTGAAAATTACCTGGAGCAGGGCGATTTTGTAGGCGCGGATATGGCAAGAAAGTATTTGGAAATGGGATTTACACGTGCGCGGCGATATGCGAATTACAAAGGAGGTAAGAAGTATGACCAAACCAATAATTATGTGTTGCTGAAGCGCGGTACCGGCGAAAGCGACAAGGCCGAAGCGGCACGCATTTTTAAGGAACGATGGAAGGCTGCGGAGGATAATACGGTATATGCGCGGCTCAAAAAACAATGGAAACAGGAAAGGGGCTGA